In Achromobacter xylosoxidans A8, a single window of DNA contains:
- the lepA gene encoding translation elongation factor 4, with protein MQHIRNFSIIAHIDHGKSTLADRLIQRCGGLADREMSAQVLDSMEIERERGITIKAQTAALHYKAQDGKVYNLNLIDTPGHVDFSYEVSRSLSACEGALLVVDASQGVEAQTVANCYTAIELGVEVLPVLNKMDLPQADPDGARQEVEDVIGIDASQAVLASAKTGMGIDEILEMVVARVPPPKGDPDAPLQALIIDSWFDNYVGVVMLVRIINGVLKPKDKILLMASGATHLCEQTGVFTPKSQQRPHLSAGEVGFIIAGIKQLEDAKVGDTVTLANKPAATPLPGFKEVKPQVFAGLYPVESSEYDQLRDSLDKLKLNDAALMFEPEVSQALGFGFRCGFLGLLHMEIVQERLEREFDMDIITTAPSVVYEVEQRDGSVITVESPSRMPEVGKIADIREPIVKVTLFMPQDYVGPVMTLCNNKRGSQVNMSYHGRQVHLVYEIPLAEIVLDFFDKLKSVSRGYASMDYEFLEYRSADVVRVDLLINNDRVDALAVIVHRSNARHRARDVVTRMRGLIPRQMFDVVIQAAIGAEIIARENVKALRKNVLAKCYGGDISRKKKLLEKQKAGKKRMKQVGSVEIPQEAFLAILQVEDK; from the coding sequence ATGCAGCATATTCGCAACTTCTCCATCATTGCCCACATCGATCACGGCAAATCGACCCTGGCCGATCGCCTGATCCAGCGCTGCGGCGGATTGGCGGATCGCGAGATGTCGGCGCAGGTCCTCGATTCCATGGAAATCGAGCGCGAACGCGGCATCACCATCAAGGCCCAGACCGCGGCCCTGCACTACAAGGCGCAGGACGGCAAGGTCTACAACCTGAACCTGATCGACACCCCGGGACACGTGGACTTCTCGTATGAAGTCAGCCGTTCCCTGTCGGCGTGCGAAGGCGCGCTGCTGGTGGTGGATGCCTCGCAGGGCGTCGAAGCGCAGACCGTGGCCAATTGCTACACCGCCATCGAACTGGGCGTGGAAGTGCTGCCCGTGCTGAACAAGATGGACCTGCCGCAGGCCGATCCCGATGGCGCGCGCCAGGAAGTCGAGGACGTGATCGGCATCGACGCGTCGCAGGCGGTGCTGGCCAGCGCCAAGACCGGCATGGGCATCGACGAGATCCTGGAAATGGTCGTCGCCCGCGTGCCGCCCCCCAAGGGCGATCCGGACGCGCCGCTGCAGGCGCTCATCATCGATTCGTGGTTCGACAACTACGTGGGCGTGGTGATGCTGGTGCGCATCATCAACGGCGTGCTCAAGCCCAAGGACAAGATCCTGCTGATGGCCTCGGGCGCGACCCACCTGTGCGAACAGACTGGCGTGTTCACGCCGAAGTCGCAGCAGCGTCCGCACCTGTCGGCGGGCGAGGTCGGTTTCATCATCGCCGGCATCAAGCAGCTGGAAGACGCCAAGGTGGGCGATACCGTCACCCTGGCCAACAAGCCTGCCGCCACGCCGCTGCCCGGTTTCAAGGAAGTGAAGCCGCAGGTGTTCGCGGGCCTGTATCCGGTGGAAAGCTCCGAGTACGACCAACTGCGCGATTCGCTCGACAAGCTCAAGCTGAATGACGCCGCCCTGATGTTCGAGCCGGAAGTGTCGCAGGCCTTGGGCTTCGGCTTCCGTTGCGGCTTCCTGGGCCTCTTGCACATGGAAATCGTGCAGGAACGCCTGGAGCGCGAATTCGACATGGACATCATCACCACCGCGCCGTCGGTGGTGTATGAGGTCGAGCAGCGCGACGGTTCGGTGATCACGGTGGAAAGCCCGTCGCGCATGCCTGAAGTGGGCAAGATCGCAGACATCCGCGAACCCATCGTGAAGGTCACGCTGTTCATGCCGCAGGACTACGTGGGTCCTGTGATGACGCTGTGCAATAACAAGCGCGGCTCGCAAGTCAACATGAGCTACCACGGTCGCCAGGTGCACCTGGTGTACGAGATCCCGCTGGCCGAGATCGTGCTGGACTTCTTCGACAAGCTGAAGTCGGTGTCGCGCGGCTATGCCTCGATGGACTACGAGTTCCTGGAGTACCGCTCGGCCGACGTGGTGCGGGTGGACCTGCTGATCAACAACGACCGCGTCGATGCGCTGGCCGTGATCGTCCACCGCAGCAACGCGCGCCATCGCGCCCGCGACGTGGTCACGCGCATGCGTGGCCTGATTCCGCGCCAGATGTTCGACGTGGTCATCCAGGCCGCCATCGGCGCTGAAATCATCGCGCGCGAAAACGTCAAGGCGTTGCGCAAGAACGTGCTGGCCAAGTGCTACGGCGGCGACATCTCGCGCAAGAAGAAGCTGCTGGAAAAGCAGAAGGCCGGCAAGAAGCGCATGAAGCAGGTGGGCAGCGTGGAAATTCCGCAGGAGGCGTTCCTCGCCATCCTGCAAGTGGAAGACAAATAG
- the lepB gene encoding signal peptidase I yields MSWNFALILFVLLVLTGIIWVLDLAVLRKGRERRAQAAMAQYDTALVGDAQEAERLRREAGDAARRMPWWIEYAVSFFPVILFVFMLRSFVVEPFRIPSGSMLPTLQSGDLILVNKFSYGLRLPVIDKKVIEVGKPQRGDVFVFRYPVDPDVDYIKRVVGLPGDEIAYLDKKLYINGELVPHIRDGDYFEPDRVSYIAQYKEKLGEVEHKILLDEGKPQEYNAMWQFPNRQNCQYSRNGVRCKVPEGQFFAMGDNRDNSADSRYWGFVPESNIVGRAFFIWMNFSDLSRIGRFN; encoded by the coding sequence ATGAGTTGGAACTTTGCCCTGATTCTTTTTGTTTTGCTGGTGTTGACCGGCATTATCTGGGTGCTTGATCTGGCAGTGCTGCGCAAGGGCCGCGAACGCCGGGCCCAGGCGGCAATGGCGCAATACGATACGGCCCTGGTCGGCGACGCCCAGGAAGCCGAGCGCCTGCGCCGCGAAGCCGGCGACGCCGCGCGCCGCATGCCGTGGTGGATCGAATACGCCGTCAGCTTCTTCCCGGTGATCCTGTTCGTGTTCATGCTGCGCTCGTTCGTGGTCGAGCCGTTCCGCATCCCGTCGGGTTCCATGCTGCCGACCCTGCAGTCGGGCGACTTGATCCTGGTGAACAAGTTCAGCTACGGCCTGCGCCTGCCGGTCATCGACAAGAAGGTCATCGAGGTAGGCAAGCCCCAGCGCGGCGACGTGTTCGTGTTCCGCTACCCCGTGGATCCGGACGTCGACTACATCAAGCGTGTGGTTGGCCTGCCGGGCGACGAGATCGCCTACCTGGACAAAAAGCTCTACATCAATGGCGAATTGGTGCCGCATATACGCGACGGCGACTACTTCGAACCGGATCGTGTCTCGTATATTGCACAATATAAAGAGAAGTTGGGCGAAGTTGAGCACAAAATCCTGCTGGATGAGGGAAAGCCGCAGGAGTACAACGCGATGTGGCAATTTCCCAACCGCCAGAACTGCCAATACAGCCGTAATGGGGTACGCTGCAAAGTACCCGAGGGGCAGTTCTTCGCCATGGGCGATAATCGGGATAACAGCGCCGACAGCCGATACTGGGGCTTCGTTCCGGAATCCAATATCGTCGGGCGCGCGTTCTTCATCTGGATGAATTTCAGCGATCTCAGCCGCATCGGCCGCTTCAACTGA
- the rnc gene encoding ribonuclease III: protein MSLATLENRLDHHFSDPALLEQALTHRSHGARHNERLEFLGDSVLNFVVAAMLFERYSKIDEGDLSRLRANLVKQASLADIAQRLELSQYLRLGEGELKSGGFRRPSILADTVEALFGAVFLDAGFDAARRVIVRQYQPVLASVDPKTLGKDAKTLLQEFLQGRKLALPLYTVVATHGAAHSQQFEVECAIPALEIKVMAPGASRRAAEQSAAKLALEAALAVSPATKAARKSGKARKTAQLSLPVAVAQETK from the coding sequence ATGTCGCTAGCCACGCTAGAAAACCGCCTGGATCACCACTTCAGTGATCCGGCATTGCTCGAACAGGCGCTGACGCATCGCAGCCACGGCGCGCGCCACAACGAGCGCCTGGAATTCCTGGGGGATTCCGTGCTGAACTTCGTCGTTGCGGCGATGCTGTTCGAGCGCTATTCCAAAATCGACGAAGGCGATCTGTCGCGCCTGCGCGCCAATCTGGTCAAGCAGGCCTCGCTGGCGGACATCGCCCAGCGGCTGGAGCTGTCGCAGTACCTGCGCCTGGGCGAAGGCGAATTGAAGAGCGGCGGTTTCCGCCGTCCTTCCATTCTGGCGGACACGGTCGAGGCCCTGTTCGGCGCCGTGTTCCTGGACGCGGGCTTCGACGCCGCGCGCCGCGTGATCGTGCGCCAGTACCAACCGGTGCTGGCCTCCGTCGATCCCAAGACCCTGGGCAAGGACGCCAAGACCTTGCTGCAGGAATTCCTGCAGGGCCGCAAGCTGGCGCTGCCGCTGTACACGGTGGTGGCCACGCATGGCGCGGCCCACAGCCAGCAATTCGAAGTCGAGTGCGCCATTCCGGCGCTCGAGATCAAGGTGATGGCGCCCGGCGCCAGCCGCCGCGCCGCCGAGCAATCGGCGGCCAAGCTGGCGCTGGAGGCCGCATTGGCCGTCAGCCCGGCGACCAAGGCTGCCCGCAAGTCGGGCAAGGCGCGCAAAACCGCGCAATTGTCGCTGCCGGTGGCAGTGGCTCAAGAGACTAAATGA
- the era gene encoding GTPase Era yields the protein MSDTPFRTGFVAIVGRPNVGKSTLTNALIGSKISIVSRKAQTTRHRIHGVLTREHEQFVFVDTPGFQTRHGGAMNRMMNRVVTQALADVDVVVHVVEAGKWSEGDAKLLPLLPAPERTILVVSKIDALKNRDDLFAFVSKIMALHPYGAVVPVSATKKQQLDQLLEEIASRLPEGEAMFEEDTLTDRPMRFIAAELVREKIFRLVGDELPYGCTVVIEQWEETAKGASINACVVVERDSHKPILLGTGGMHMKRIATEARQDIAKLLDKPVHLEVYIKVRKGWSDREGALRDLGYE from the coding sequence ATGAGCGATACCCCTTTTCGTACCGGCTTCGTCGCCATCGTGGGCCGCCCCAATGTGGGCAAGTCCACCCTGACGAATGCCCTGATCGGTTCCAAGATTTCCATCGTGTCGCGCAAGGCGCAGACCACGCGCCACCGCATCCACGGTGTGCTGACGCGCGAGCACGAGCAGTTCGTGTTCGTCGACACCCCCGGTTTCCAGACCCGCCACGGCGGCGCCATGAACCGCATGATGAACCGCGTGGTCACGCAGGCCCTGGCCGATGTGGACGTGGTGGTGCATGTGGTGGAAGCCGGCAAATGGTCCGAAGGCGACGCCAAGCTGCTGCCGCTGCTGCCCGCGCCCGAACGCACCATCCTGGTCGTGTCCAAGATCGACGCATTGAAGAACCGCGACGACCTGTTCGCCTTCGTGTCCAAGATCATGGCGCTGCATCCCTACGGTGCGGTGGTGCCGGTCAGCGCCACCAAGAAGCAGCAGCTGGATCAGTTGTTGGAAGAGATCGCGTCGCGTCTGCCGGAAGGCGAGGCGATGTTCGAGGAAGACACGCTGACCGACCGCCCCATGCGCTTCATCGCCGCCGAACTGGTGCGCGAGAAGATCTTCCGCCTGGTCGGCGACGAGCTGCCCTACGGCTGTACCGTCGTCATCGAACAATGGGAAGAGACCGCCAAGGGCGCCAGCATCAACGCCTGCGTGGTGGTCGAACGCGACAGCCACAAGCCCATTCTGTTGGGCACGGGCGGCATGCACATGAAGCGCATCGCCACGGAGGCGCGGCAGGACATCGCCAAGCTGCTGGACAAGCCGGTGCACCTGGAGGTCTACATCAAGGTGCGCAAGGGCTGGTCCGACCGCGAGGGTGCGCTCCGCGATCTGGGCTATGAGTAG
- the recO gene encoding DNA repair protein RecO, translating into MSRRAPRVQDRPGYMLHATAWRETSLIVQTFSRDHGCVAMVAKGAKRPYSVLRPVLSAFQPLLLSWTGNGEVKTLTRAEIAGIRPLTGTALMSAWYLNELLLRLLPREDAHPLLYDAYDFALQQLSGGTRAAGALRRFEWTLLRETGYGVDEAPPDFDDPAIEPALRRDLRERLAEILAGRPLSTRRVLMDLQRI; encoded by the coding sequence ATGAGTAGAAGGGCGCCTCGCGTCCAGGATCGCCCCGGATATATGTTGCACGCCACCGCGTGGCGTGAGACTTCCCTTATCGTTCAGACTTTCTCGCGCGATCATGGCTGTGTGGCCATGGTCGCCAAGGGCGCCAAGCGCCCGTACTCCGTGCTGCGTCCGGTGCTGTCCGCGTTCCAGCCGCTGCTGCTGTCGTGGACCGGCAACGGCGAGGTCAAGACCCTGACCCGCGCCGAGATCGCCGGCATCCGGCCGCTGACCGGCACCGCGCTGATGTCGGCCTGGTACCTGAACGAGCTGCTGCTGCGGCTGCTGCCGCGCGAAGACGCCCATCCGCTGCTCTACGACGCCTACGACTTCGCCTTGCAACAGCTGTCCGGCGGCACCCGCGCGGCAGGCGCGCTGCGCCGCTTCGAATGGACTTTGCTGCGCGAAACCGGCTATGGCGTGGACGAAGCGCCGCCCGATTTCGACGACCCAGCGATCGAGCCGGCGCTACGTCGCGACCTGCGCGAACGGCTGGCCGAAATCCTGGCGGGCCGGCCCTTGTCGACCCGCCGCGTGTTGATGGACCTGCAGCGCATCTGA
- a CDS encoding LysR family transcriptional regulator, producing the protein MTFTLKQVETFRTVYETESVTAAARRLDVSPATVSATLAALEASIELRLFERVRQRMQRTPEATLLYEEIRRLNVGLESLGRKIRAIRGAAQPRLRVGCIHAYSGAIISDTIARFRTRYPDTGLYLQIRDSNTLRDMVVSGELDLAAVADESELEGLRGHRLASLRAVAVFPKGHPLARLEQVEFSHLADADVIALNAEDGSRKRLDALLAQAGQSLKVAIETPYSSTVCQLALAGHGVGIANPATAVGMAAAGLSYRPLAAPVHFECHMILHGSRPLSEAGKFWATCLRGALAPLVDSFGV; encoded by the coding sequence ATGACCTTCACGCTCAAGCAGGTCGAGACCTTCCGCACCGTCTATGAAACGGAAAGCGTCACCGCCGCCGCCAGGCGGCTGGACGTGTCGCCCGCCACCGTCAGCGCGACCCTGGCGGCGCTCGAAGCCAGCATCGAGCTGCGCCTGTTCGAGCGCGTGCGCCAGCGCATGCAGCGCACGCCTGAAGCGACCTTGCTCTATGAAGAAATCCGCCGCTTGAACGTCGGCCTGGAAAGCCTGGGCCGCAAGATCCGCGCGATCCGCGGCGCGGCGCAGCCACGGTTGCGCGTCGGCTGCATCCATGCCTACAGCGGCGCGATCATCAGCGACACGATTGCGCGCTTCCGGACCCGCTATCCGGACACCGGGCTGTATCTGCAGATCCGCGACTCCAACACCTTGCGCGACATGGTGGTGTCGGGCGAACTCGATCTGGCGGCAGTCGCCGACGAGTCCGAGCTGGAAGGCTTGCGCGGGCACCGGCTGGCCAGCCTGCGCGCCGTGGCGGTCTTTCCCAAGGGCCATCCACTGGCGAGGCTGGAACAGGTGGAGTTTTCGCATCTGGCTGATGCGGACGTGATCGCCCTGAATGCCGAGGACGGCTCGCGCAAACGCCTGGACGCGCTGCTGGCGCAGGCGGGGCAGAGCCTGAAGGTGGCCATCGAGACGCCATACTCCAGCACGGTGTGCCAATTGGCGCTGGCAGGGCACGGCGTGGGCATCGCCAATCCGGCCACGGCGGTCGGCATGGCGGCGGCTGGCCTGAGCTATCGCCCGCTGGCCGCGCCGGTGCATTTCGAATGCCACATGATTCTGCACGGCAGCCGCCCCTTGTCCGAAGCCGGCAAGTTCTGGGCGACCTGCCTGCGCGGCGCGTTGGCGCCGCTGGTGGACAGCTTCGGCGTCTAG
- a CDS encoding pyridoxal-phosphate dependent enzyme produces MQMNPSLSGLRCIRCASLWPPADYPEGCPSCLEAGHPAGLECLYEPSTDDAMPLPVLDAVTLGEGATPCLAMPALAQTEGVGQLWLKCESANPTGSHKDRMAAQLVSRARLADATRVAAASSGNAGVSLAAYCAAARLEADIAITTNCPPLQREAMQRFGARLTAFEDSLSRWPHVEDLCRNHGAFAGTNYLNPPVGTHPYGVEGYKPIALEILEACGVPSDIVVPTARGDLLWGIFLGWQHLLQSGRIARLPRLHAVEPYARLSRARATGDARKQWDGVTDQYSIAGSTSTLQSLEALSRSGGTPVEVSDAAAAQAQQRLERMGLATELSSAAALAAVSRLRRSGLLDAESSVVLIVTSDGRRG; encoded by the coding sequence ATGCAGATGAACCCTAGCTTGTCCGGCCTGCGCTGCATCCGTTGCGCCAGCCTGTGGCCGCCCGCCGATTACCCCGAAGGCTGCCCCAGCTGCCTGGAAGCCGGCCACCCCGCCGGCCTGGAATGCCTCTACGAACCATCCACGGACGACGCCATGCCCCTGCCGGTGCTGGACGCCGTCACGCTGGGCGAAGGCGCCACACCCTGCCTAGCCATGCCCGCGCTGGCGCAGACCGAGGGCGTAGGCCAGCTCTGGCTGAAATGCGAAAGCGCCAATCCCACCGGCAGCCACAAGGACCGCATGGCGGCCCAACTGGTGTCGCGCGCGCGCCTGGCGGACGCCACCCGCGTGGCGGCCGCGTCCAGCGGCAATGCCGGGGTCTCGCTGGCCGCCTATTGCGCCGCCGCGCGGCTGGAGGCCGACATCGCCATCACCACCAACTGCCCGCCCTTGCAGCGTGAGGCCATGCAGCGCTTCGGCGCCCGGCTGACCGCCTTCGAGGACAGCCTGAGCCGCTGGCCCCATGTCGAGGACCTGTGCCGCAATCACGGCGCCTTCGCCGGCACCAACTATCTGAATCCGCCCGTCGGCACCCACCCCTACGGCGTGGAAGGCTACAAGCCCATCGCGCTGGAAATCCTGGAAGCCTGCGGCGTACCCAGCGACATCGTCGTCCCTACCGCGCGCGGCGACCTGCTGTGGGGCATCTTCCTGGGCTGGCAGCATCTGCTGCAAAGCGGACGCATCGCCCGCCTGCCCCGGCTGCATGCAGTGGAACCGTACGCCCGCCTGTCGCGCGCCCGCGCGACAGGCGACGCGCGCAAGCAATGGGACGGCGTGACGGACCAGTATTCGATCGCGGGCAGCACCAGCACGCTGCAGTCGCTGGAAGCTCTGTCGCGATCCGGCGGCACGCCCGTGGAAGTCTCAGACGCGGCGGCCGCGCAAGCGCAGCAGCGGCTGGAACGCATGGGTCTGGCGACCGAGCTATCGTCGGCCGCGGCGCTGGCTGCCGTGTCGCGGCTGCGGCGCTCGGGCCTGCTGGACGCGGAATCTTCGGTCGTGCTGATCGTGACCTCGGACGGACGCCGCGGCTAG
- a CDS encoding succinylglutamate desuccinylase/aspartoacylase family protein, with translation MATVSREDFSCAAATNASAYRRVTIPMLRIEAGPGPAVALMAGVHGDEWEGQAAILELWRLLPGILRRGTVYLLPAANAEASLAGTRLSPSDDGNLNRAFLGAPARGYTESVAAALEARLLPRIQALVDVHSGGASLRYLPSSVITRYGNDAYDERLPALARAFGLPDCMFFRGTESGSMPAAASRHGVLRLSAEIGGGRETSQALVDRCRDGLLGCLGELGLLPDRPPALNPEVRLYDLDAPAATVRASEAGVFVPAIGLGQMVGARQRIGQLIEPARPDLPPRALTSPQAGTVVCLRAIARSDDGDCLLQVAPALPLDSLASKY, from the coding sequence ATGGCCACGGTAAGCCGCGAGGACTTCTCCTGCGCCGCCGCGACCAACGCCTCGGCCTACCGGCGCGTCACCATTCCGATGCTGCGGATCGAGGCGGGGCCAGGCCCCGCCGTCGCCTTGATGGCGGGCGTGCATGGCGACGAATGGGAAGGCCAGGCCGCCATCCTGGAACTATGGCGCCTGCTGCCCGGCATCCTGCGGCGCGGCACGGTCTATCTGCTGCCCGCGGCCAACGCCGAAGCCTCGCTGGCCGGCACGCGCCTGTCGCCCTCGGACGACGGCAATCTGAATCGCGCCTTCCTGGGCGCCCCCGCGCGCGGCTACACCGAAAGCGTGGCGGCCGCGCTGGAGGCCCGGCTCTTGCCCCGCATACAGGCGCTGGTGGACGTGCACAGCGGCGGCGCGTCGCTGCGCTACCTGCCGTCCTCGGTGATCACGCGTTACGGCAACGATGCCTATGATGAACGCCTGCCCGCCCTGGCGCGCGCCTTCGGGCTGCCCGATTGCATGTTCTTCCGCGGCACCGAGTCCGGCTCGATGCCGGCCGCCGCCAGCCGCCATGGAGTGTTGCGCCTGAGCGCCGAGATCGGCGGCGGGCGCGAAACCAGCCAGGCGCTGGTCGACCGCTGCCGCGACGGCCTGCTGGGCTGCCTGGGCGAACTGGGCCTCCTGCCAGACCGGCCCCCGGCGTTAAACCCCGAAGTCCGCCTCTACGACCTGGACGCTCCCGCCGCCACCGTGCGCGCCAGCGAAGCCGGCGTGTTCGTGCCTGCCATCGGACTGGGGCAAATGGTCGGCGCGCGCCAGCGCATCGGCCAACTGATCGAACCCGCCCGCCCCGACCTGCCGCCGCGAGCCCTGACCAGTCCGCAGGCCGGCACCGTGGTCTGCCTGCGCGCCATCGCCCGCAGCGACGACGGCGATTGCCTGCTGCAGGTCGCGCCCGCCCTGCCCCTCGATTCCCTCGCTTCGAAATACTGA
- a CDS encoding Bug family tripartite tricarboxylate transporter substrate binding protein produces MKRTACLAALLLSLAAPAAQAAYPERAITLIVPAAAGGNADITARLVGQEMSRQLGQPVVVENRVGAGGRIGTQALARAAADGYTIGYAHVGTLVLHRFLFKQQLYDLDRDIAAIGLVAETPNVIVVNASSPYRDLKGFIEASRAQPQRLTMTSADPGTTSEVGVKLFIAQTGAAVRQIPYKATAAQLSDLLGGHVDSMMENLPPLIGNLKDGRLRALAVTTRTRAASNPDVPTVAEQGYPDYEQSAWSALVAPAGTPPEVIARLNAAMNAALRSDNVSKELRSRSQEPLGGTPQDVQNQIRKELPKWEGIIKAAGTTLD; encoded by the coding sequence ATGAAACGCACCGCCTGTCTTGCCGCCCTGTTGCTCAGCCTGGCCGCGCCCGCCGCGCAGGCTGCCTATCCGGAGCGCGCCATCACGCTGATCGTGCCGGCCGCGGCCGGCGGCAACGCTGATATCACCGCACGCCTGGTGGGCCAGGAAATGAGCCGCCAATTGGGCCAGCCCGTGGTGGTGGAAAACCGCGTCGGCGCGGGCGGCCGCATCGGCACCCAGGCCCTGGCGCGCGCGGCGGCCGACGGCTACACCATCGGCTATGCCCACGTCGGCACCCTGGTGCTGCATCGTTTCCTGTTCAAGCAACAGCTCTATGACCTGGACCGCGACATCGCCGCCATCGGCCTGGTCGCCGAAACGCCCAACGTCATCGTGGTGAATGCGTCCTCGCCCTATCGCGATCTGAAGGGATTCATCGAAGCCAGCCGCGCCCAGCCGCAACGCCTGACGATGACCTCGGCCGACCCGGGCACCACCAGCGAGGTCGGCGTCAAGCTCTTCATCGCCCAGACCGGCGCCGCCGTGCGCCAGATCCCGTACAAGGCGACGGCCGCGCAGCTGTCCGACCTGCTGGGCGGCCACGTCGATTCCATGATGGAAAACCTGCCGCCGCTGATCGGCAACCTGAAGGACGGCCGCCTGCGCGCGCTGGCGGTCACCACCCGGACCCGCGCCGCCTCCAATCCGGACGTGCCCACGGTGGCGGAACAAGGCTATCCCGACTACGAGCAGTCGGCCTGGAGCGCGCTGGTCGCACCCGCCGGCACGCCACCCGAGGTCATCGCGCGGCTGAACGCGGCGATGAACGCGGCGCTGCGCTCGGACAACGTCAGCAAGGAACTGCGCAGCCGCTCCCAGGAACCGCTAGGCGGCACGCCGCAGGACGTACAAAACCAGATACGCAAGGAGCTGCCCAAATGGGAAGGCATCATCAAGGCCGCCGGCACCACGCTGGACTGA
- a CDS encoding NTP/NDP exchange transporter: MAPAPGSLPGRAAQALGLPREELAPAACGFAFFFFLFCGYFMLRPIRETMGIQAGVDQLQWLFTATFVAMLAVVPLFGWLSARVPRAMLVTWVYAVFALSMAAFAALLYLRPGSVWAARSFYVWLSVFNLFVVSIAWSLMADVFRMESAKRLFALIAAGASAGGLAGPLLGGLLAGALGPAGLLLLSALLLTATLPLKRWLLRWRAANREDAAPDDMRQPIEGSILAGISRIFQSPYLLGISLLVILLATLNTFLYMEQARLVAHAFADTAQRIRVFSALDFTVQALSLASQIFITGRVATRLGLRFLLTAVPLTMTVAFLALAAFPVFGVLAAAMIVRRVGEYALIRPGREMLFTAVPPEDKYKTKNVIDTVVYRAGDAASGWVKAGVDTLGYGVALVAALGAICALAAAAVGHGLGRTADRRNEDKS; encoded by the coding sequence ATGGCGCCCGCCCCCGGCAGCTTGCCAGGCCGCGCCGCGCAGGCCTTGGGCCTTCCTCGGGAAGAACTGGCGCCGGCGGCCTGCGGCTTCGCGTTTTTCTTCTTCCTGTTCTGCGGCTATTTCATGCTGCGGCCGATACGCGAGACCATGGGTATCCAGGCTGGCGTCGACCAGTTGCAGTGGCTGTTCACCGCGACCTTCGTCGCCATGCTGGCGGTAGTGCCGCTGTTCGGCTGGCTCTCGGCGCGCGTGCCCCGCGCCATGCTGGTGACCTGGGTCTACGCCGTCTTCGCGCTCAGCATGGCCGCTTTCGCCGCCCTGCTGTATCTGCGGCCCGGCAGCGTCTGGGCCGCGCGCAGCTTCTACGTCTGGCTGTCGGTGTTCAACCTGTTCGTCGTCTCCATCGCCTGGAGCCTGATGGCCGATGTGTTCCGCATGGAATCCGCCAAGCGCCTGTTCGCGCTGATCGCGGCGGGAGCGAGCGCCGGCGGGCTGGCGGGCCCGCTGTTGGGCGGCTTGCTGGCCGGCGCGCTGGGGCCGGCCGGCCTGCTGCTGCTGTCTGCGCTGCTGTTGACCGCCACCTTGCCGCTCAAGCGCTGGCTGCTGCGCTGGCGCGCGGCCAACCGCGAGGACGCGGCGCCGGACGACATGCGACAGCCGATCGAAGGTTCGATCCTGGCAGGCATCTCGCGCATCTTCCAGTCCCCCTACCTGCTGGGAATTTCACTGCTGGTCATCCTGCTGGCCACGCTCAACACCTTTCTCTACATGGAGCAGGCCCGGCTGGTGGCGCATGCCTTTGCCGACACGGCCCAACGCATCCGCGTCTTCAGCGCGCTGGACTTCACGGTGCAGGCCTTGTCGCTGGCGTCGCAGATCTTCATCACCGGCCGCGTCGCCACCCGCCTGGGACTGCGCTTCCTGCTGACCGCCGTGCCGCTGACCATGACGGTCGCGTTCCTGGCCCTGGCGGCCTTTCCCGTGTTCGGCGTGCTGGCCGCGGCCATGATCGTGCGCCGCGTCGGCGAGTACGCGCTGATCCGGCCGGGGCGCGAAATGCTGTTCACGGCGGTCCCGCCCGAGGACAAGTACAAGACCAAGAACGTCATCGACACCGTGGTCTACCGTGCGGGCGATGCGGCCAGCGGCTGGGTCAAGGCCGGCGTGGACACGCTGGGCTACGGCGTGGCCCTGGTTGCCGCGCTGGGCGCAATCTGCGCGCTGGCCGCCGCCGCGGTAGGGCATGGCCTGGGGCGGACCGCGGACCGGCGCAACGAGGATAAATCTTAG